A region from the Chitinophaga sp. Cy-1792 genome encodes:
- a CDS encoding YraN family protein — protein sequence MSNHVRLGKQGEALALAYVAKYCEVLHCNWKSGRLELDIVARRHTCIYFIEVKTRRTDLFGYPEEAVDRKKEQHIRDAATRYLEVHELHPREIRFDIIAIVKNDSGALQLFHLKDVF from the coding sequence ATGAGTAACCATGTCCGACTGGGCAAACAGGGGGAGGCACTCGCCCTGGCTTATGTCGCAAAGTATTGTGAGGTGCTGCATTGTAACTGGAAATCAGGCCGCCTCGAACTGGATATTGTAGCCCGGCGTCATACCTGTATCTATTTCATTGAAGTAAAGACCCGACGTACTGACCTTTTCGGTTATCCGGAGGAAGCGGTAGACCGCAAAAAAGAACAACATATCAGGGATGCTGCCACCCGCTACCTGGAGGTCCATGAATTGCATCCCCGGGAGATAAGATTTGATATTATCGCTATTGTAAAAAACGATAGCGGAGCACTGCAACTATTTCACTTAAAAGATGTCTTTTAA